The Silurus meridionalis isolate SWU-2019-XX chromosome 16, ASM1480568v1, whole genome shotgun sequence genome has a segment encoding these proteins:
- the cdc42l2 gene encoding cell division cycle 42 like 2 — protein MQTIKCVVVGDGAVGKTCLLISYTTNKFPSEYVPTVFDNYAVTVMIGGEPYTLGLFDTAGQEDYDRLRPLSYPQTDVFLVCFSVVSPSSFENVKEKWVPEITHHCPKTPFLLVGTQIDLRDDPSTTEKLAKNKQKPITPETAEKLARDLKAVKYVECSALTQKGLKNVFDEAILAALEPPEPKKKPKCVLL, from the exons ATGCAGACAATTAAATGTGTAGTAgttggtgatggtgctgtgggTAAAACCTGCCTCTTGATTTCATACACCACAAACAAGTTCCCTTCGGAGTACGTACCAACA gTGTTTGATAACTATGCTGTGACCGTAATGATTGGCGGTGAACCGTACACTCTCGGATTATTTGACACTGCAG GTCAGGAAGATTACGATCGGTTGCGACCCTTGAGCTACCCCCAAACTGATGTCTTCTTAGTTTGTTTCTCTGTGGTTTCACCATCATCCTTTGAAAATGTCAAGGAAAAG TGGGTGCCTGAGATTACCCATCACTGTCCAAAGACCCCGTTCCTGTTGGTTGGGACACAGATTGACCTACGAGACGATCCCTCAACCACCGAGAAGCTTGCCAAGAACAAGCAGAAGCCCATCACTCCAGAGACAGCCGAGAAACTCGCCAGAGATTTAAAAGCGGTGAAATACGTGGAATGTTCTGCTCTAACACAA AAAGGGCTAAAGAACGTATTCGACGAGGCCATACTCGCTGCACTGGAGCCTCCAGAGCCCAAGAAGAAGCCTAAATGTGTTCTTTTATGA